The Rissa tridactyla isolate bRisTri1 chromosome 25, bRisTri1.patW.cur.20221130, whole genome shotgun sequence nucleotide sequence acaaacacgcgggagctgcagctcttgcactttgggCTCTTCCTGGCCATCTACCTGGCtaccctcctgggcaacggcctcatcatcatcgccatcgcctgtgaccaccacctccacacccccatgtacttcttcctgttcaacctctccctcctcgaccttgggtccatctccaccactgtccccaaatccatggccaattccctctgggacaccagcgTTATTTCCTATggaggatgtgctgcccaggtctttgtcttttcctttttgatgtcAGCAGAACTGTaccttctcaccgtcatggcctatgaccgctacgttgccatctgcaaacccctgcactacgggaccctcctgggcagcagagcttgtgtccacatggcagcagctgcctggggcagtggtttGTTCCACGCTCTGCTGCAAACTGCCAACACATTTTCACTACCGCTGTGCCAAGGCAATGCCAtaaaccagttcttctgtgaaatcccccagatcctcaagctctcctgctccaaCTCCTGCCTCAGGgcagttgggcttcttgtggttggtgtcttTGTGGACTTTGCATGTTTCCTTTTCGTTCTTTtctcctatgtgcagatcttcagggccgtgctgaggttcccctctgagcagggacggcacaaagccttttccacgtgcctccctcacctggccgtggtctccctgtttgtcagcactggtatgtttgcctacctgaagcctccctccatctccttGCCATCACTGGAGCTGATGatggctgttctgtactcggtggtaCCTCCAACTTTGAACCCcgtcatctacagcatgaggaacaaggagctcaaggatgcaATTAGGAAAATGATTTCTTGGATGCTTTTCAGTTGTTATGAACTTCCCTTCTCTCTGCACAAATGACTCCCCGGGTATCCCATCCCAGGCCTGTACTATGAGTTTTTTAGTTATCATGCTCATCATTAGGATTACataggcctacaggaaagctggggagggacttgttatcagggagaggagcaataggatgaggggtatcggttttaaactgaaagaggggagatctagattagatattaggaagaaattctttactctgagggtggtgagggactggcccaggttgcccagggaagttgtgtattccccatccctggaggtgttcaaggccaggctggatggggctttgagcatcctggtctagtgggagatgtccctgcccagggcaggggcgttaGAActaggtcccttctaacctgagccattctatgattctatgattctgtgattatcatcACCAGTATTCTTCTCGTTATCATCACAATAGTTGCTGTCATTATCATTTTGTGGTAATTTGTGGTTATTTTGTCCCTACACAAATGTTTAGACTCAACCTACTTCTACCAAGGAATGAACGTGTGCTCTCTCACTTGGAGCCCATATAAATGTACATCCAACAGTGAGTCAAAGCTGGCTCCCATATAGCATCACCGTAATAAAGTGTGACCTCCTCAGTGCACTGCCCCAAATTGGGCTCTTCTTCCAACGATGGTGCTAAGAATACGCATAAGCAAGCGCTCCCGCAAAGGGACTGTTTCTTCACTGATTAATGAGCAAAGAGCTCGCTGTCACATTGTGACTTAGATACTGAGGGCTGGATTTAGGACTAACCCCATCTACTTACAATGGAGATGGTGAGTCATCACAGAGGTACATACCCCGGACTTTCCCACGCAGATGATGGCGTTAAGGAAGGGAATCTGGAGCGGCCTTGGCCGGTGTGTGCCTGGGGTGAGCAGTGACTGCAGCCCCATAAAGTGAGAGATCGCCCAAGGTGGGGCCATTCAAAGGACAAGTTCTAAACCCAGGCACCTGCAGGGAAACAAGGACTCTGCTGTCCCAGAGGAGGAAATGGTGGCCCAGCAGACACaaggaagggaggcaggggagTCATTCATGTCCCCCTCAATCAGGACTGAACATCTACTCTCCTCTGAAATGCATCAGAGGCCCTTCAAGCACCTGCCACATCCACAGGATGTAGCTTAGCAGCAATGATGCCCACCCAGCTCCCATGAGACAGTGGGGAGCACAAGGAGAGGTTCAGGAATGACCAGGAAGGTCAgatgagggagggagagagatgagATGAGAGCTGACCTGGGTTAGATATTGCACTGGAGAAAATGCCCGTGTTCAGCTCATTCAAAACTGTTTCCAGACCGTGGATACCCTGAAGCATGCTCACAGTGCAGAGTCAGAAGTTCTTGCTGTCCTGGTGCTCCACCAGGCCTGGGAAGGGGCTGAAGAAGGACTGGTGTCTTCCGCTCCCCATCCCTTTGTGCCCTTGTCCCTCATGAAGAGTGACATCGAGACAGTGGCTGGCAGCCTGTGGCAGGGCTTGCACCAATGGAAGCATGACCCGGCAGCCGTGTGAGTTTGCTGCTGTGCCTCACTCAGTCCCTGTGCCTAGCACGTGGCCTTGAGACAGCTTCCCCCACCCTACGTGCTGGCTCTCACCCCCAAAAGCCACCCCTGTCCCGGCCAGTCCGGGGAAGGGCTGATCATTGCAATGTGGCCAGCCCCATCCATACTGGGGGAAGATACAGCCGTCCCCAGGCTCACACATTCCCAGACCCTGGCAGATCCCGGACTTGGGCTGTCTGCAAACTCTTGCGCACCAAGATGTGTTGTGCAGACCACGTCAGGGGGATGTTTCCCCACCCCTGAATGCACCCTGCACAGCGTGGTGCCCCCTCATAAAAAAAGCCCTTCGGCCGCACAGCAACCAGGTCGCTgcgcactgagcaaacaagcagggAGCGGGTGTTCCCTGGGTGTGACCCACGGAACCACCCGGGAGCACCACGACGAGGGTGTAATTCCTGGGCTGGGGAAGCGGGCGGCCAAACAGGGCACGACACAACAGTCCAGTCACAGCGGTTCGCACGGCAGTTCGTGCGGGAGAGGGCTGAGACACTGCCAACCCGGCCAGGTAGCGATGGTAACTACTCGCCAGAAGACCGTGGCATCCATGatctccacaaccaccaggtctgatgcagcctctcagacagagctcctgtgggaacacgCTGCCACACAGAcaccaggctgcagggtgtgccctgctctcacGCCGGTTTcgggtagaggatctcctccgattagtgatggagctcagggaggaggtaagcaggttgaggagcatcaggtaATGCGAGCGGGAGAGACATGCTtagagtagaatcctgcatcccacgacagaaacccagctggcagacagaacccctgcagcagggaactccctgtcctctctccccctgaCTGAAGGTGGTGACTCAGAGGACAGCGGGCAACGTCAGGAAGTTCCTGCCCAGTGCAACAGGCGCCGCGCTCGGGACTGCCCggtgactaccccatcttcccgggTGCCATTGTGTAAcgggtacagtgctctgcaagggaacaTGGACGATGACAAGCAGGATAGTTCTCCTATcttggaggtgtcagcgaggtccagtcagacctccccccgcatcaaaacctctgcagtaaagaaGAGAAGACGGGTCCTTGTCACAGGTGACTCGCTgttgaagggagcagaaggcccaatacGCAGGCCGGACCTGGtgcatagggaggtctgctgcctccctggggcctgggtccaggatgtgaagaggaagcttccttccctggtacggccctcagaatATTACCTGTTTTTGATCTTTTgggtaggcagcgacgaggtagcaaaaagaagtccaagggcaatgaagagagttttcaagaccctgggacacctggtcaagggatcgggagcacaactCGTGTtctctgtccccacagctgcagggagcgatgagggggtaaataggaggagccagcagatcaatgcctggctccgagcctggtgctgccagcaggactttgggctccttgaccatggcctgatttataagatgccaggcctgctggtaacggGCGGGAAcagcttatcttgcagggggaaaagggttctaggtttaaactagatttgaaggggggtggggatggtactgggcttgccgGTGAGGTGCCTGGGCGTAGTTGCTCGGCACTTGTTGGGGAGTGTGTCAGTATTTCtgggagccagaaggcacaccacatctcacaCCACATCTCACCGCatctacacacacgactccctctctgaaatgcttatacaccagtGCACGTggcgtggggaataagcaggaagagctggagatctgtgtgcggttgcagggccacgatctcattgcaattactgagacgtggtgggacagctcgcatgactggaatgctgtcatggatggctatgtccttttcaggaaagactgtccagcgaggcgtggtggtggagttgctctttatgtgagagaggaACTGGAATGCATGAAGCTCCCACTTGGGGCGGATGAAGAGGGGGTTGAGAGCCTACGGGTGAGGATTAAGGGgtaggcaaatatgagggacactgttgtgggtgtttattacaggccacctgatcaggatggggaagctgatgaggctttctacagacagctgaaggtagcctcgcaatcgcaggccttggttctcatgggggacttcaatcaccccgatatctgctgggaagaccacacagccaggcacgcacaggccaggaggctcctccagtgcattgataataactttttgactcaggtggtgcaggagccaacaaggagaggagcgctactggacctagtacggacaaacacagagggactggtggaggacattaaggttgggggcagccttggctgtagtgatcatgaaaagatagagttcaggatcgtgGGCGGGATTCACAAAACGACAAGAAGTAAAatcgcaaccttggacttcaggagggctaactccgacatcttcaagaaactgcttggagagatcctgtgggctcgggctctggaaggcaaaggggctcaagaaagctggttggtattcaaagaccacttcctccaagctcaggatcggtgcatccctaagagcaagaaatcgggcaagggatgcaggagacctgcatgtttgagcagggagcttctgaaaaagctcaagtggaagaaggaagtttacagtaagtggaagaagggactgaccccttgggaggattacaagaacgctgccagagcgtgcagggatgaaacaaggaaagccaaggcctccttggaattaaacctggctagggatgtcaaggtTAACAGGAAGGGCTTCGTCAAGTatactggaaagaaaagggaaactagagaagttgtgggcccactgttgaatgagacaggagccatgatgacggaggatgcagagaaggcggagttactgaatgccttctttgcttcagtctttactgcttggcccagccctcaggagtcccagactttggagaaagtaacaggaaaagaggaagatttccccttggttgaggaggatcaagtgagagaccaattagatcaattagaccAATTAGAcgtccacaagtccatgggtcctgatgggatgcacccgagagggctgagggagctggcggaagtcattgctgggccgctctccctcatctttgaaaggtcctggagaactggcgaggtgcctgaggactggaggaaagccaacgtcactccagtcttcaaaaagggcaagaaggaggagccggggaactacaggccggtcagcctcaccacCGTCCCTGGatagatgatggaacagctcgttctgggtgtcatctcaaggcatgtggaggaaaagaaagctatcagaagtactcaacacggATTCATGTTGACTAATCATGaatcacgtctgactaatctgatagccttctatgatggcatgactggacggatagatgaggggagggcagtggatgttgtctaccttgacttcagcaaggctttcgacacagtctcccacagcatcctcatagggaagattaggaagtgtgggttagatgaatggacagtggggtggatagaaaactggttgaaagacagagctcagagggttgtgattaggggcacagagtctagttggaggtcagtgatgagtggtgttccccaggggtcagtactgggtccagtcctgttcagtatattcatcaatgacctggatgaggggatagagtgcaccctcagcaagtttgctgatgacagaaagctgggtggggtggctgacacaccggaaggctgtgctctctacagagagacctggacaggctggagagctgggtggagtggaaccttatgaaattcaacaagggcaagtgtagggtgctgcacctggggagcaataaccccccgcaccaggacaggttgggggtgatctggtgaggagcagctctgtggaaagagacctgggagtctggtagacaacaggatgaccgtgagccaatggcatcctggggtgcctgaagaagagtgtggccagcagctcaagggagatcatcctccccctctgctctgccctggggaggccgcacctggagtgctgtgtccagttctgggctccccggttcaagaaggacggggaaatgctggagaagggacagcaaagcgttaccaagatgattaggggactggaacacctctcttatgaagaaaggctgagggatttgggtctcttcagtctggaaaaaagacacctgagaggggaccttatcaatgcttataaatatttaaagggtgggtgtcaggaggatggggccaggctcttttcagtggtgcccggggacaggccaagaggtaataggcacgaacttgaacatagaaagttccacctaaacatgaggaggaacttctttcctttgagggtggcagagccctggcagaggctgcccagagaggtggtggagtctccaactctggagacattcaaaccacctggacgcgttcctgtgccacctgctctgggcgaccctgctctggcaggggtttggactagatgatctccagagggcccttcccacccctgtcattctgtgattgtgtgattctgtgaaatcctcCTCCTTATTGATGCGGAGATCAGTGAGGTCACTTCATGGAGGCCTTTGCTCTGACGTCACCTTTGCCACAGCAATGTTTCTGTTTGGCCCATTTGGCatgaggtgggagaggaaggaaaaagctccAGTGGCTTCTcaggctttcccttctcccttaatGGAAGATGTTGGGGGATGCCAGGTCTTGCCAAAAAGAGAAGCTCAGCTGACTGGGGAGCTGGGACAGTTGTGAAGATTCCCCTTGAGAAACCTGAGTGTGGATTTATGGCCCTGATGTGCTGTGGGCCTAGAGTGGAGAGCTGCATTGGTCAGAAGAGCTTGAGAGAGGAAGAACTCAATGCCAGCTCCCCTGAGCTAGGTCAATAGTCTGGGGAGGCACACAGTCATGGTTTAACCTCACccgccactcgctcactccccctcaCTGAAATGGAGAATCGGAAGAGGGAAAGTGGGCAAactgggttgagacaaaggcagtttaataggtgaaggaaaAGCCACGCGTGCGAGCAAAGCAAAATAGGGAATTCATTCACGACTTTCTGCCAGCAGGCAGATGCTCCAGGAAAGCTCCGCCACACAGAATGGTGACTTGGgcagacaaacaccatcactccaaacactcccctcttccttcttctttccaaagctgttattgctgagcatgacgtcctatggaatggaatggaatatccctttggccagctggggtcagctgtcccagccgtgtcccctcccaactcctcgtgcacccccagcctactccctggtggggtggtgtgaggagcagaaaaggccttggtgctgtgtaagcgctgctcagcaataacggaaacatccctgtcttatcaacgctgttttcatcacaaatccaaaacacagccccatacaggctactatgaagaaatttcacTCTATCCCAGCTGATTCCGGAACACGCAGACATCTTTTGTCTAGCTGGaattcaaaatgctttgcagtccaGTTGGCACATGACTCCATTTGGCCAGCTGACTATCTCTGTAGGTTTTCCAGAAAATAATGAGGAAGGACAGGTTTTGTTGTCCTAAATGTGGGACTCTGCTATCATTTCAGcgggccaaaggaattcctcaccaggcaaaaaaatgacGCTCTCAGATGCTGTCCTGCCTCTTGGCATTGCCGCATTGGAGCTTGCAGTGGCCTGCACAGGACCACCTCTGGCACGGGGTGTTGCCATTTGAATAGCTCGCTGCTGGCGCCCACCTCTATTAATTCCCATGGGAGGTGAGACAAGCAGCTCACATGCAGGCACCTATTTTAGGCACACCTGAAcggaggcaagaggaatcccacccGCTGAGGGCTTGTGGCAGGCATGGGAGGGCGCTGAGTCCTCTTCTAGCCCCAGGACTGCAAACCCAGGTTGAGATACCACTCAGTTGAATCCCTTGTCTCAGCAGGACTGAAGGAGATCTCTGCCTGTCACTGACTAGGTGTCCTGCCTAAAAATGGGACAAGAAATCACGGGTTTTAGACCTAAATCTGACTCTGTAAGAGAAATTATATTCCTGGAAGTAAGTGTCTCTCCCCAGCTGAGGGAGAAAATATCAGTCATTACTTCAGCCCCAGAACACCCAGAG carries:
- the LOC128901452 gene encoding olfactory receptor 14A16-like — protein: MSNGSSITEFLLLAFTNTRELQLLHFGLFLAIYLATLLGNGLIIIAIACDHHLHTPMYFFLFNLSLLDLGSISTTVPKSMANSLWDTSVISYGGCAAQVFVFSFLMSAELYLLTVMAYDRYVAICKPLHYGTLLGSRACVHMAAAAWGSGLFHALLQTANTFSLPLCQGNAINQFFCEIPQILKLSCSNSCLRAVGLLVVGVFVDFACFLFVLFSYVQIFRAVLRFPSEQGRHKAFSTCLPHLAVVSLFVSTGMFAYLKPPSISLPSLELMMAVLYSVVPPTLNPVIYSMRNKELKDAIRKMISWMLFSCYELPFSLHK